The Candidatus Cybelea sp. genome window below encodes:
- the pdxH gene encoding pyridoxamine 5'-phosphate oxidase encodes MNSPIELLNGWIADAGGGSRLEAIAMCLATADARARPSARMVLLRGLDDRGLRFYTSYGSRKAEDLAANPFAAVTFYWPWIERQARVEGEVKQLAESESDEYFAARPRGHQLAAWASEQSAEIESHALLSERYEHFEQRFEGEEVPRPHSWGGYLLVPDYFEFWQGRPNRMHERTAYERRGGDWRRRLLQP; translated from the coding sequence GTGAACTCGCCGATCGAACTCTTGAACGGATGGATCGCCGATGCCGGCGGCGGCAGCCGCTTGGAGGCAATCGCAATGTGCTTGGCAACCGCCGACGCTCGGGCGCGCCCGTCCGCCCGCATGGTCCTGCTGCGCGGACTCGACGATCGCGGCCTGCGCTTCTACACCTCGTACGGAAGCCGCAAGGCGGAGGATCTCGCGGCAAATCCTTTTGCGGCCGTAACGTTCTACTGGCCGTGGATCGAGCGCCAAGCTCGTGTCGAGGGTGAGGTGAAGCAGCTCGCCGAGAGCGAGTCGGACGAGTATTTCGCGGCGCGCCCGCGCGGGCACCAGCTTGCTGCGTGGGCCTCCGAACAGAGCGCCGAGATCGAGTCGCACGCGCTGCTATCCGAGCGCTACGAGCACTTCGAGCAGCGCTTCGAAGGGGAAGAAGTCCCGCGTCCGCACTCCTGGGGCGGTTATTTGCTCGTACCGGACTACTTCGAGTTTTGGCAGGGCCGCCCCAATCGGATGCACGAGCGCACGGCCTACGAACGCCGCGGCGGCGATTGGCGCAGGCGCCTCCTGCAGCCGTAG
- a CDS encoding VWA domain-containing protein: MSFDHPIRLVVGIVALIAFGFLYALLQRRATSQDLAYSSVTFFAQAAKPRAWIPRALQALWIVALGAVVLGASGPHLSLYLPARDGSVFICIDTSGSMSSTDVFPTRAAASKAAARAFIGESPPGTKIGVIAFAGAAGVVVPLSADHQAVIAGLDEIPAPNGATAIGDALAMAARQLPPRGHRVVILITDGVNNSGTDPAEVAQYLGAHHIPIYTVGIGTPNGGLIPGTNQEATIDEEALRSYAGASGGAYARVENAAQLRDALARLGRITSLQKQHVDASVPFAVAGALGMLVAFLLGFGLGRYP; this comes from the coding sequence GTGAGCTTCGATCATCCGATTCGTCTGGTGGTGGGGATCGTCGCGTTGATCGCGTTCGGCTTTCTCTACGCGCTGCTGCAGCGGCGCGCGACCTCGCAAGACCTTGCTTACAGCAGCGTCACCTTCTTCGCGCAAGCCGCGAAGCCGCGAGCGTGGATCCCGCGCGCCCTACAGGCTCTTTGGATCGTGGCGCTGGGCGCCGTCGTGCTCGGGGCAAGCGGTCCGCACCTCTCGCTCTACCTTCCGGCGCGCGACGGGAGCGTCTTCATCTGTATCGATACGTCGGGCTCGATGTCGTCGACCGATGTCTTTCCGACACGCGCCGCGGCGTCGAAGGCAGCGGCCCGAGCCTTCATCGGCGAGAGCCCACCGGGCACGAAGATCGGCGTGATTGCTTTTGCGGGTGCGGCGGGCGTCGTCGTTCCGCTCAGCGCCGACCATCAGGCGGTGATCGCCGGGCTCGATGAGATTCCCGCGCCCAACGGCGCGACGGCGATCGGCGACGCGCTCGCGATGGCGGCGCGCCAGCTCCCGCCGCGCGGGCACCGGGTCGTTATCTTGATCACCGACGGCGTCAACAACAGCGGAACCGATCCCGCGGAAGTGGCGCAATACCTCGGCGCACATCACATTCCGATATATACCGTCGGCATCGGGACGCCCAACGGCGGACTCATCCCCGGGACGAACCAAGAAGCCACGATCGATGAGGAAGCGCTGCGCAGCTACGCAGGTGCCAGCGGCGGCGCGTACGCGCGCGTCGAGAATGCCGCGCAGCTGCGCGACGCGCTCGCGCGCCTGGGCCGCATCACCTCGCTGCAGAAACAGCACGTCGATGCATCCGTGCCGTTTGCCGTTGCGGGCGCGCTCGGCATGCTCGTCGCGTTTCTGCTGGGATTCGGCTTGGGCCGGTATCCGTGA
- a CDS encoding DUF58 domain-containing protein, with amino-acid sequence MTLREALLRARRRPRHFGAGSPTIYRGDGYEFVELRSYVPGDDVRRIDWASTARSGELQSRVVLEDVTLTLAVILDTSGSMCVGRRRPLLAAGREALDDWFGAAMSDDRCIRVDGANITPAALQRGSRRAVAHRDAADEFDLGRTLRTARAALPRGTALLAISDWYDLGEQFDRELADLGSRFDCTALLARDPWYEQLPLAGIVRLRGAEGGELRGYIGKRERASYHAAVRAREATLLRRFETANWRTGVLREESGRGSLLAAFGLRS; translated from the coding sequence ATGACGCTCCGAGAGGCGCTTCTGCGCGCGCGCCGGCGGCCGCGTCACTTCGGCGCCGGCTCGCCGACGATCTATCGCGGCGACGGCTACGAGTTTGTCGAGCTGCGATCGTACGTGCCGGGAGACGACGTGCGGCGCATCGACTGGGCCTCCACCGCGCGCTCGGGCGAGCTGCAGTCGCGCGTCGTGCTCGAGGACGTCACGCTCACGCTCGCCGTCATTCTCGACACCTCAGGCTCGATGTGCGTCGGCCGGCGCCGCCCGCTGCTGGCGGCCGGACGCGAGGCGCTGGACGATTGGTTCGGGGCCGCAATGTCGGACGATCGCTGCATTCGCGTCGACGGCGCGAATATCACGCCGGCGGCGCTCCAGCGCGGCTCACGACGGGCCGTCGCGCACCGCGACGCCGCGGACGAGTTCGACTTGGGGCGCACGCTGCGCACTGCGCGCGCGGCTCTGCCGCGCGGCACGGCGCTCTTAGCGATCTCCGATTGGTACGACCTTGGCGAGCAGTTCGATCGCGAGCTGGCCGATCTCGGGTCGCGTTTCGATTGCACTGCGCTCTTGGCGCGCGATCCTTGGTACGAGCAGCTGCCGCTGGCCGGGATCGTTCGTCTGCGCGGCGCCGAGGGCGGCGAACTGCGTGGCTACATTGGAAAGCGCGAGCGCGCGTCGTATCACGCGGCGGTGCGCGCGCGCGAAGCAACCCTGCTTCGCCGCTTCGAAACCGCGAACTGGCGAACCGGCGTGCTGCGCGAAGAGAGCGGGCGCGGTTCGCTCTTAGCCGCCTTTGGTTTACGCTCGTGA